Part of the Vicinamibacterales bacterium genome, AGTCCTTCCGGATCCGCCGCGCGCCCCGGGTGTCCTTCGCGCGCGGAATATTCTGCACGTTCGTCAGGGCCGGTTCGACCTTTCCGCGTACATCGGTGAGCAGTTTCGTCGCCTCCTCGAAATTCCCTGCACTTATCGCCGCGCTCGCTTTTTGCAGGTGTGCCCGCGCATCGCGCAGCGAGGCCTGCCCGGCGCGGAGCGATTTGGCAGGGACGGCAGTTTCTGCCGAGCGCAGCGCGGTCTGGAGGCGGTTGGTCATCGACGCCACCTCGCCGTAGAGCGCTTCGGTCTGCGCCTTGGCGCGCGCGCGGCCGTCCGCCGCCTGACGCTCCGCTTCGACCGCGCGCTGGCGCGAGTCGAGCGCGTAGTTCAGCGCCTGCCGGTAATCGCGCTGCGCGACGGCGGCGTTGGCCTTGTCGAGCGACGACGCGGCCGCCGCGTACTCGGCCGAGGCGTACCGCTCGGCGCCGGCGCCGCGCGCCGCGTCGAGCGCGCTCCGCGCTTGATCGATTTCCTTCTGTGGGGGGCCGGAACAGCCGGTGAGGACGGAGAGCAGAACGGCGATGATCGCCAGGCGACGCACAACCTCGAAGTATATCTGCATTGCCGCGGGGACGTTCGGCGAAGCCGCCGGGGAGCGCGGCCGCCGATGAAGAGTGTCGCGCCGCACGATCGGCCGCGCGAGAAGCTCGAGCGCGTCGGTGCGGCCGGGTTGGGCGACAACGAGCTGCTC contains:
- a CDS encoding DUF4398 domain-containing protein, which gives rise to MRRLAIIAVLLSVLTGCSGPPQKEIDQARSALDAARGAGAERYASAEYAAAASSLDKANAAVAQRDYRQALNYALDSRQRAVEAERQAADGRARAKAQTEALYGEVASMTNRLQTALRSAETAVPAKSLRAGQASLRDARAHLQKASAAISAGNFEEATKLLTDVRGKVEPALTNVQNIPRAKDTRGARRIRKD